GCAGATCGGGAAGTGTCACTGTTCAGTGTTCTGGCGAAAACCAAAGAGAGCGATAAGTGGGGCGCAGCCAGTGCGGAAGATCTGCTGGCCATTATTGGTCGCCAGGGCTGGACGGCGCGCCACGTGGTGATCACCGGGGGCGAACCCTGCATCCACGATCTGACGCCGCTGACCGAACTGCTCGAAAAGAACGGCTACAGCTGCCAGATTGAAACCAGCGGCACCCATGAAGTGCGCTGCTCCCATACCACCTGGGTGACGGTATCGCCTAAAGTGAACATGCGCGGCGGCTACGACGTCCTTTCTCAGGCGCTGGAACGTGCTGATGAGATTAAACACCCGGTAGGGCGAGTACGGGATATCGAAGCGCTGGATGAACTGCTGGCCACGCTGACCGATGAAAAACAGCGCGTGATTGCGCTGCAGCCGATTAGCCAGAAAGAAGACGCCACGCGCCTGTGCATTGAAACCTGTATCGCGCGTAACTGGCGCCTGTCGATGCAGACGCACAAATACCTGAATATTGCCTAAAAAAAGCCCGGTGGCGCTCGCGCTTACCGGGCCTACGGTTCGAGGCTTTTGTCGGCCGGGTAAGGCGAAGCCGCCACCCGGCAAGTATCACTCGCCGCGATACACGCAGCCTGCCGTGCAGGTCTCTTTGATCATCACTGCGCTCAGCAGTGGCACCAGCGGTTTCATCTGATCCCAAATCCATTTTGCCAGCACTTCGCTGGTCGGGTTTTCAAGTCCCGGGATATCGTTCAGGTAATAGTGATCCAGACGATCGTACGTTGGCTTAAATGCTGCCTTCAGCTCAGCAAAGTCCATGATCCAACCGGTATGCGGATCAACTTCACCGGTGATCTCAAGACGCACCATAAACGAATGCCCGTGCAGACGGCCGCATTTATGCCCCTCAGGAACATGCGGAAGGTGGTGGGCGGCTTCGAAGGTGAAATCTTTAAACAGTGTGGTGGACATGATCGCTCTCAGTAATGCGGAAAAAACCGCCGCATAGTACCGGAAAGCACAATTTTTAGCATTAACTAAAACGGCCTTTACCTTCACTCCGGCAAAAATGGCGCGTTGATGCCGTTTTTATCTTTAGATTACAGTGGCTTAATTTATCGCTTTTACCGTTAAGAACGATAACTAAAACAGGTTAGTCCATTTGGTTATTTATTATTTCCATCCCTTCTTTAATTGTTATTATCCTCGCCGTTAACCTTATCTTCAGTTTGGATTTATTCGCTTAAAGTCCGCTTGGCTACTGGAACATAACGACGCATGACAACACAGGCCCCACCTTCAAATTTGCTTCCCCTGAACCCGGAGCAACTGGCGCGCCTTCAGGCTGCCACCTCTGATTTTTCTCCCACCCAGCTTGCCTGGGTCTCCGGCTATTTCTGGGGAATGCTCAACCAGCAGCCTGGCGCTGTGGCTGCGGCTCCGGCAACGGCGGTAGAAATTCCTGCCATTACGCTTATCTCCGCTTCCCAGACGGGCAATGCCCGCCGCGTGGCAGAAGCGCTGCGTGACGACCTGCTGGCCGCCAAACTGAACGTGAACCTGGTGAACGCCGGGGATTATAAATTCAAACAGATCGCGTCAGAAAAACTGCTGGTGGTTGTGGCCTCAACACAGGGCGAGGGCGAACCCGCTGAAGAGGCGGTCGCGCTGCATAAATTCCTGTTCTCGAAAAAAGCGCCCAGACTCGATGGCACTGCGTTTGCCGTGTTCGGCCTGGGCGATACCTCTTATGAATTCTTCTGCCAGTCCGGTAAAGATTTCGACAGCAAACTGGCGGAGCTGGGCGCAGAGCGTCTGCTGGACCGCGTTGATGCGGATGTAGAATACCAGACTGCCGCTGCCGAATGGCGTGCGCGCATTGTTGACGTGCTGAAAGCACGCGTACCGAAAGAGACGCCAGCGCAGGCTGCGATCACCGCGACCGGCGTGGTCAACGAGATCCACACCAGCCCGTACACCAAAGAGGCACCGCTGGCAGCAAGCCTGTCGGTTAATCAAAAAATTACCGGCCGCGACTCTGAAAAAGATGTTCGCCATATCGAAATCGATCTGGGCGACTCCGGTCTGCGCTATCAGCCGGGCGATGCGTTAGGTGTCTGGTATCAAAACGATCCGGCGCTGGTCAAGGAGCTGGTTGAACTGCTGTGGCTGAAAGGCGACGAGCCTGTCACCGTCGAAGGCAAAACGCAGCCGCTCTCTGAAGCGCTGCAGTGGCACTTCGAGCTGACGGTGAATACCGCCAATATCGTTGAGAACTATGCCACCTTAACGCGTAGCGAATCGCTGCTGCCGTTAGTTGGTGATAAGGCGAAGCTGCAGCATTACGCGGCGACCACGCCAATTGTCGATATGGTGCGTTTCTCTCCGGCACAGCTGGATGCTGATGCGCTGATCGGCCTGCTGCGTCCGCTGACGCCGCGCCTGTACTCCATTGCGTCGTCGCAGGCTGAAGTCGAGAGCGAAGTCCATATCACCGTGGGGGTGGTGCGCTACGACATCGAAGGCCGCCCGCGTACGGGTGGTGCGTCAGGTTTCCTGGCTGACCGCGTGGAGGAAGAGGGTGAAGTGCGCGTCTTTATCGAGCACAACGACAACTTCCGTCTGCCGGCGAACCCGGAAACACCGGTGATTATGATTGGTCCGGGCACCGGCATTGCGCCGTTCCGCGCCTTTATGCAGCAGCGTGCGGCGGACGAGGCTCCGGGCAAAAACTGGCTGTTCTTCGGCAACCCGCACTTTACCGAAGATTTCCTCTACCAGGTTGAGTGGCAGCGCTACGTGAAAGAAGGGGTGCTGACCCGCATCGATCTGGCCTGGTCGCGCGATCAGAAAGAAAAAGTATACGTACAAGACAAACTGCGCGAACAGGGCGCAGAGCTGTGGCGCTGGATCAATGACGGTGCCCACATTTATGTCTGCGGCGACGCCAATCGCATGGCGAAAGACGTTGAGCAGACATTGCTGGAAGTGATTGCCGAATTCGGCGGTATGGATGCCGAAGCGGCGGATGAATTTTTAAGTGAGCTGCGCGTTGAGCGCCGTTATCAGCGAGATGTCTACTAATGAGCGAAAAACATCCAGGACCCCTGGTGGTCGAAGGTAAACTGACCGACGCCGAGCGCATGAAGCTGGAAAGCAACTATCTGCGCGGCACCATTGCTGAAGATCTGAATGACGGTCTCACCGGCGGTTTCAAAGGCGACAACTTTCTGCTGATCCGTTTCCACGGTATGTATCAGCAGGACGATCGCGATATCCGCGCCGAGCGTGC
This region of Enterobacter cloacae complex sp. R_G8 genomic DNA includes:
- the queE gene encoding 7-carboxy-7-deazaguanine synthase QueE, whose amino-acid sequence is MQYPINEMFQTLQGEGYFTGVPAIFIRLQGCPVGCAWCDTKHTWDKLADREVSLFSVLAKTKESDKWGAASAEDLLAIIGRQGWTARHVVITGGEPCIHDLTPLTELLEKNGYSCQIETSGTHEVRCSHTTWVTVSPKVNMRGGYDVLSQALERADEIKHPVGRVRDIEALDELLATLTDEKQRVIALQPISQKEDATRLCIETCIARNWRLSMQTHKYLNIA
- the queD gene encoding 6-carboxytetrahydropterin synthase QueD, with amino-acid sequence MSTTLFKDFTFEAAHHLPHVPEGHKCGRLHGHSFMVRLEITGEVDPHTGWIMDFAELKAAFKPTYDRLDHYYLNDIPGLENPTSEVLAKWIWDQMKPLVPLLSAVMIKETCTAGCVYRGE
- the cysJ gene encoding NADPH-dependent assimilatory sulfite reductase flavoprotein subunit; the protein is MTTQAPPSNLLPLNPEQLARLQAATSDFSPTQLAWVSGYFWGMLNQQPGAVAAAPATAVEIPAITLISASQTGNARRVAEALRDDLLAAKLNVNLVNAGDYKFKQIASEKLLVVVASTQGEGEPAEEAVALHKFLFSKKAPRLDGTAFAVFGLGDTSYEFFCQSGKDFDSKLAELGAERLLDRVDADVEYQTAAAEWRARIVDVLKARVPKETPAQAAITATGVVNEIHTSPYTKEAPLAASLSVNQKITGRDSEKDVRHIEIDLGDSGLRYQPGDALGVWYQNDPALVKELVELLWLKGDEPVTVEGKTQPLSEALQWHFELTVNTANIVENYATLTRSESLLPLVGDKAKLQHYAATTPIVDMVRFSPAQLDADALIGLLRPLTPRLYSIASSQAEVESEVHITVGVVRYDIEGRPRTGGASGFLADRVEEEGEVRVFIEHNDNFRLPANPETPVIMIGPGTGIAPFRAFMQQRAADEAPGKNWLFFGNPHFTEDFLYQVEWQRYVKEGVLTRIDLAWSRDQKEKVYVQDKLREQGAELWRWINDGAHIYVCGDANRMAKDVEQTLLEVIAEFGGMDAEAADEFLSELRVERRYQRDVY